CGAAACTTCTGACTCATAATCTGCCATGATGCAGGCTATATTTTCCTGATGCCGACTCATATATTCCAGAACAAGCTTGACTCTTTCTTTTTCAACCGACTCAGCGAGATTCTTGTAGAACGAACTTAATTTATGGTGAAAAGCTTTTGTCTGCTCTATCACATCCTTTGCAGTTTGAACCTGGGTCATATTTTTCTCCCGGTCGCTTTATAAAAACGGCCTCGGTGAATTATTCTTATCATTGCATTTCTTATCGAAATCGTATTTCCCGCATCTGCATCCCGAACCATCACCTGATTGAATACTGCCATGGCATGAACCGCGAATACAACCGCGTTTAAAAATGATTCCTACAGCCAGACCGGCAAAGGCAATCACAAAAATTATAGCTGTCAGCATAAGTGTCGTCATAGAAGTACCCCTTAATTTAACTTTTCATGTTTGGGGAAATTCCCTGTTACGAACTCAGCGAACCCGTCAGAAGTCTTCACGATGAAAAACGCAGGCAGATTCATTTTTTTTGCAAATTCAACGCCCTTCTCCGGTCCGAGAACCATTAGTCCCGTGGCCAGAGCATCAGCGCGGATGCAGGTGTCGTCCATAACACTCACTGAAACAAGTTTATGGGAAATCGGACGCCCTGTTGTCGGGTCGATGATATGGGAATACCGAATTCCGCCATCCTCAAAATAGTTGCGGTAATCACCCGAGGTTGCCATTGATTTATCAGTAAAAGCGATAACAGCTTCCACCGAGCGTTCCATGCTTACCGGTTTCTCCACAGCTATCCGCCATAGAGAACCATCCGGTTTCATACCTCTGGTTCTTATTTCTCCGCCTATTTCAACCATAGAAGCGGTTACGCCCTGTTTTTCAAGCCAGTTGCTGACCTTATCAACACAATACCCTTTGGCTATTGCAGCTAAATCCAGTGTAATATCAGGATTTAGTTTGCGTATTGCCGGAGGTTGTAAACGGGTTTCAATATACTGTGATCCCATTTCAGATATTGCTGTTTTAATTTCAGCTTCCGACGGAATTTTTTCAGGCCGTTTATCCGGTCCGAATCCCCATAAATTGACCAGAGGGGCAATTGTTATATCAAAAACTCCCCCGGTTTCCCTGTTAACATCTTTCGCCGTCTGAACAACCTTTTCCATT
The sequence above is drawn from the Maridesulfovibrio bastinii DSM 16055 genome and encodes:
- a CDS encoding FAD:protein FMN transferase — its product is MKMLPGIFRSWFVLLAFILVLGGCSDGSKPVRLKGKAIGTYYSVVAYGVPQGISADDLSKGIDKVVSDINSVMSLFEKDSELSRFNAYQKSDWFPVSAEMEKVVQTAKDVNRETGGVFDITIAPLVNLWGFGPDKRPEKIPSEAEIKTAISEMGSQYIETRLQPPAIRKLNPDITLDLAAIAKGYCVDKVSNWLEKQGVTASMVEIGGEIRTRGMKPDGSLWRIAVEKPVSMERSVEAVIAFTDKSMATSGDYRNYFEDGGIRYSHIIDPTTGRPISHKLVSVSVMDDTCIRADALATGLMVLGPEKGVEFAKKMNLPAFFIVKTSDGFAEFVTGNFPKHEKLN